One segment of Ancylothrix sp. D3o DNA contains the following:
- a CDS encoding TRC40/GET3/ArsA family transport-energizing ATPase has product MRLILMTGKGGVGKTSVAAATGLRCAELGYKTLVLSTDPAHSLADSFDMELSHEPRLVRPNLWGAELDALMELEGNWGAVKRYITQVLQARGLEGVQAEELAILPGMDEIFGLVRMKRHYDEGEFDVLIIDSAPTGTALRLLSLPEVSGWYMRRFYKPLQQVSVALRPLVEPFFRPIAGFSLPDKEVMDAPYEFYEQIEALEKVLTDNSKTTVRLVTNPEKMVIKESLRAHAYLSLYNVSTDLIVANRIIPESVNDPFFARWKENQKQYRQEIHDNFMPLPVKEVPLYSEEMCGLPALERLKDTLYADEDPAQVYYKETTVRVVQDKNEYRLELYLPGMSKDQIQLSKTGDELNITIGNHRRNLVLPQALAALQPAGAKMEDDYLKIRFAGGAKV; this is encoded by the coding sequence ATGCGTTTAATTTTGATGACCGGTAAGGGTGGTGTGGGGAAGACTTCGGTTGCTGCGGCGACGGGGTTACGTTGTGCAGAATTGGGTTATAAAACTTTGGTTTTGAGTACCGATCCGGCGCACTCTTTGGCTGATAGTTTTGATATGGAATTGAGCCATGAGCCGCGTTTGGTTCGCCCGAATTTATGGGGGGCGGAATTGGATGCGCTGATGGAATTAGAGGGCAATTGGGGGGCTGTTAAGCGTTATATTACTCAGGTTTTGCAGGCGCGGGGTTTGGAGGGTGTGCAGGCTGAGGAGTTGGCGATTTTGCCGGGGATGGATGAGATTTTTGGTTTGGTGCGGATGAAACGTCATTATGATGAGGGGGAGTTTGATGTTTTGATTATTGATTCTGCGCCGACGGGTACGGCTTTACGGTTGTTAAGTTTGCCGGAGGTTTCTGGTTGGTATATGCGCCGGTTTTATAAGCCTTTGCAACAGGTTTCTGTGGCGTTAAGACCTTTGGTTGAACCGTTTTTTAGACCGATTGCTGGGTTTTCTTTGCCGGATAAGGAGGTGATGGATGCTCCTTATGAGTTTTATGAGCAAATTGAGGCTCTGGAAAAGGTTTTGACGGATAATTCTAAGACGACTGTTCGGTTGGTTACTAATCCTGAAAAGATGGTGATTAAGGAGTCTTTGAGGGCTCATGCTTATTTGAGTTTGTATAATGTTTCAACGGATTTGATTGTGGCTAATCGGATTATTCCTGAGTCGGTTAATGATCCGTTTTTTGCTCGTTGGAAGGAAAATCAAAAGCAGTATCGCCAAGAAATCCATGATAATTTTATGCCGTTGCCGGTTAAGGAAGTGCCGCTTTATTCTGAGGAAATGTGCGGTTTGCCGGCTTTGGAACGGTTGAAAGATACGCTTTATGCGGATGAAGATCCGGCTCAGGTTTATTATAAGGAAACGACGGTGCGGGTGGTTCAGGATAAGAATGAGTACCGGCTTGAGTTGTATTTGCCGGGAATGTCTAAGGATCAGATTCAGCTTTCTAAAACTGGGGATGAGTTGAATATTACGATTGGTAATCACCGGCGAAATTTGGTTTTACCGCAGGCTTTGGCGGCGTTGCAGCCGGCTGGGGCGAAGATGGAAGATGATTATTTGAAAATTCGTTTTGCCGGTGGGGCTAAGGTTTAA
- a CDS encoding DUF4912 domain-containing protein, translated as MVKERPPLEEMTLRQLRRVASEYGISRYSRMRKSQLLASIQEIERTKLSVNPSRNLEAQEEVEAAKFELGQEDRMSGELSSVDEGLADLPAGYGETRIVLMPRDPQWAYTYWDIPNDHKEELRRLGGQQLALRLYDVTDINIEFQRPHSIQEYPCDELAREWYLPIPVSDRHYVVDIGYRCADGRWLVLGRSARVHVPPVYPSDWIEDHFISVAWEEDLRGKTVLELVAPGSKVASGPVYEQVFGMAQEAEAARVAGSVFGSMPHVPGSVAPGSAQMVTGSGQMVTGSGQMVTGSGQMVTGSGQMVTGSGQMVTGSGQMVTGSGQMVTGSGQMVMGSGQMVTGSGQMVMGSGQMVMGSGQMVTGSGQMVMGSGQMIPGSMHMIPGSGQMVMGSGQMVTGSGQMVMGSGQMVMGSGQMIPGSMHMIPGSGQMVTGSGQMITGSGHMITGSGHMMSEQSLSSYVFASGIGMWGVPTMSGINMSGVGFSASAPPIRPREFWLIADAELIIYGATEPDATVTIGGSPIKLNADGTFRFQMSFQDGVIDYPIMAVAADGEQTRSIHMKFTRETPSRNTNTKDEAVLEWLS; from the coding sequence ATGGTAAAAGAACGTCCGCCCTTAGAAGAGATGACATTACGGCAACTTCGTAGAGTTGCAAGTGAATATGGCATCTCTCGTTATAGCCGGATGCGTAAATCGCAACTGCTGGCATCAATTCAAGAAATCGAACGTACCAAGCTTTCTGTTAATCCATCTCGTAACTTAGAGGCGCAAGAAGAAGTGGAAGCAGCAAAATTTGAACTGGGGCAAGAAGATCGGATGTCAGGGGAACTCTCGTCGGTGGATGAGGGACTGGCGGATCTGCCGGCTGGTTATGGGGAGACGCGCATTGTGCTGATGCCTCGTGACCCTCAGTGGGCTTATACCTATTGGGATATCCCCAATGACCACAAGGAAGAGTTACGTCGGCTCGGAGGCCAGCAGCTTGCTCTGCGTCTCTATGATGTGACGGATATTAATATAGAGTTCCAGCGTCCCCACAGTATCCAAGAGTATCCCTGTGATGAGCTTGCCCGCGAGTGGTATTTGCCTATCCCAGTAAGTGACCGGCATTATGTGGTGGATATTGGTTATCGCTGTGCTGATGGTCGCTGGTTGGTTTTGGGCCGGTCGGCGCGGGTTCATGTTCCGCCGGTTTATCCTTCTGATTGGATCGAAGACCACTTTATTAGTGTGGCTTGGGAAGAAGATTTACGCGGTAAAACTGTCTTGGAACTTGTTGCACCGGGGTCTAAGGTTGCTTCAGGGCCGGTTTATGAGCAAGTGTTTGGCATGGCCCAAGAGGCGGAAGCTGCACGGGTTGCCGGTTCTGTGTTTGGCTCTATGCCGCACGTCCCTGGGTCGGTTGCACCCGGTTCGGCTCAAATGGTGACAGGTTCAGGTCAAATGGTGACAGGTTCAGGTCAAATGGTGACAGGTTCAGGTCAAATGGTGACAGGTTCCGGCCAAATGGTGACAGGTTCCGGCCAAATGGTGACAGGTTCAGGTCAAATGGTGACAGGTTCAGGTCAAATGGTGACAGGTTCAGGTCAGATGGTCATGGGTTCCGGCCAAATGGTGACAGGTTCCGGCCAAATGGTCATGGGTTCCGGCCAAATGGTCATGGGTTCAGGTCAGATGGTGACTGGTTCCGGCCAAATGGTCATGGGTTCCGGCCAGATGATTCCCGGTTCAATGCACATGATTCCGGGTTCGGGTCAGATGGTGATGGGTTCAGGTCAGATGGTGACTGGTTCAGGTCAGATGGTGATGGGTTCCGGCCAAATGGTCATGGGTTCCGGCCAGATGATTCCTGGTTCAATGCACATGATTCCGGGTTCGGGTCAAATGGTGACTGGTTCGGGCCAGATGATTACTGGTTCGGGCCACATGATTACTGGTTCGGGCCACATGATGTCGGAACAGTCGCTCAGTTCTTATGTGTTCGCTTCTGGTATCGGGATGTGGGGCGTACCTACGATGTCTGGTATCAATATGTCTGGGGTTGGTTTCTCGGCTTCGGCTCCTCCGATTCGCCCCCGCGAGTTCTGGCTGATTGCGGATGCTGAACTGATTATCTATGGTGCAACTGAACCGGATGCTACGGTGACGATTGGCGGCAGCCCGATTAAACTTAATGCTGATGGGACTTTCCGCTTCCAGATGTCTTTCCAAGATGGTGTAATCGATTATCCGATTATGGCAGTGGCGGCTGATGGTGAGCAAACTCGCTCGATTCACATGAAGTTTACCCGCGAAACTCCTTCTCGGAATACGAATACGAAGGACGAGGCTGTTTTGGAATGGCTGTCTTAA
- a CDS encoding DUF2358 domain-containing protein, whose amino-acid sequence MAREIVEVLRDDYLRFPENQSFDIYAEDVFFKDPLNEFRGVKRYREMIGFIQRWFVDTKMDLYEIEQEGEKILTRWRLSWNVPLPWKPRISISGWSELKVNGEGLIVSHVDYWDCSRWDVVKQLWFGKNR is encoded by the coding sequence ATGGCAAGGGAGATTGTTGAGGTTTTGAGGGATGATTATTTGCGGTTTCCTGAGAATCAAAGTTTTGATATTTATGCTGAGGATGTTTTTTTTAAAGATCCTTTGAATGAGTTTCGGGGGGTGAAACGTTATCGGGAAATGATTGGGTTTATTCAAAGATGGTTTGTTGATACGAAGATGGATTTGTATGAGATTGAGCAAGAGGGTGAGAAGATTTTAACTCGCTGGAGGTTGAGTTGGAATGTTCCTTTGCCTTGGAAACCTCGGATATCTATTTCGGGTTGGAGTGAGTTAAAGGTTAATGGGGAAGGTTTGATTGTTTCTCACGTTGATTACTGGGATTGTTCGCGGTGGGATGTGGTGAAGCAACTGTGGTTTGGAAAAAACCGCTAA
- a CDS encoding TolC family protein translates to MKKTSQNQNYPPSPMEPRFLSPSLLRPLILVILSIAIPLTTSLALKSEPRTKKPSKTSPSPQITPQNIPFFSLFPQPQPTQTQTPKQPETINKSAPNVPASQPATPQNPQPNNPIKNQTNRPHKLFSNSFTNNPKPETIIAQTNTTNPTQQTPKKIKQNPQSNPQSNPPSIPENRPIQLTLSDTIILALQNNRDIKNAYLNRLAETQELATEEGKFRPTFTPEIAINLNRNVFGIANNNNNQLSIGADISVKMPAGGEFSFGWVGAARNNYTNNFPTNTELARAEQNLKLQFTQPLMRGFGVEINRASIEIARIREQINIITLKSTLSDTITRVIFAYRTLQQAAERVKIETQFLELAKQRKAEFQILIEAGRQAPVDILPYEKAIADREGILLAAENNRQQAIANLLQILDIDREINILPTDSPTPEINLPEPKNIQQIALENNPNYLSSILDRDIFKLNLLLAEDNQRWNLDFNASYDGISNNATDTNQNLTVGITLSREFGNLSLKSDVERSKVNLLKAENTLKDNRANLEIEIQNQLRDINLKLKQIELAKNTTQLAEKQLDIEQQKLRLGRSTSREIVRFQDELIFAKNQELNAQIDYLNALTNLQKTLGTTLNTWNITIETP, encoded by the coding sequence ATGAAAAAAACCTCCCAAAATCAAAATTATCCTCCTTCTCCGATGGAACCCCGCTTTCTTTCACCCAGCCTCCTACGCCCCTTAATCTTAGTCATTCTCAGCATAGCAATACCCCTGACAACAAGCCTCGCCCTCAAATCAGAACCCCGCACAAAAAAACCCTCTAAAACCTCACCAAGCCCCCAAATAACCCCCCAAAATATCCCCTTTTTTTCCCTCTTCCCCCAACCCCAACCAACCCAAACTCAAACACCAAAACAGCCCGAAACTATCAATAAATCCGCTCCAAACGTACCAGCCTCACAACCCGCCACCCCCCAAAACCCTCAACCAAATAACCCCATTAAAAACCAAACCAACCGGCCCCACAAACTCTTTAGCAATTCATTTACAAATAACCCCAAACCAGAAACAATCATCGCCCAAACCAACACCACCAACCCAACCCAACAAACGCCAAAAAAAATCAAACAAAACCCACAATCAAATCCACAATCAAACCCACCATCAATACCTGAAAATAGGCCCATTCAATTAACCCTTTCGGACACCATAATCTTAGCCCTGCAAAACAACCGCGACATCAAAAACGCCTACCTTAATCGCCTAGCCGAAACACAAGAACTCGCCACAGAAGAAGGAAAATTTCGCCCCACATTCACCCCCGAAATAGCCATAAACCTCAACCGCAATGTGTTCGGAATAGCTAACAATAACAACAATCAACTATCCATCGGTGCAGATATTTCTGTTAAAATGCCAGCCGGGGGAGAATTTAGCTTTGGATGGGTAGGAGCAGCCCGCAACAACTACACAAACAACTTTCCCACCAACACAGAATTAGCCAGAGCTGAACAAAACCTAAAACTACAATTTACTCAACCATTAATGCGCGGCTTTGGAGTTGAAATCAACCGCGCCTCAATAGAAATAGCCCGCATCCGAGAACAAATTAATATTATCACCTTAAAATCCACCCTAAGCGACACAATTACCCGCGTTATCTTTGCTTACCGAACATTACAGCAAGCCGCTGAACGAGTAAAAATAGAAACCCAATTCCTCGAACTAGCAAAACAGCGAAAAGCAGAATTTCAAATATTAATCGAAGCCGGTAGACAAGCCCCCGTTGACATCCTCCCCTACGAAAAAGCCATAGCCGACAGAGAAGGAATCTTATTAGCAGCAGAAAACAACCGCCAACAAGCAATAGCAAACCTTCTCCAAATATTAGATATAGACCGCGAAATTAACATCCTACCCACCGACAGCCCTACCCCCGAAATAAACCTACCAGAGCCAAAAAACATCCAACAAATCGCCCTAGAAAACAACCCCAACTACCTCAGTTCAATCTTAGATCGCGACATCTTCAAACTCAACTTACTTCTAGCCGAAGATAACCAACGTTGGAACCTAGACTTTAACGCCAGCTATGACGGAATTTCTAACAACGCCACCGACACCAACCAAAACCTAACCGTCGGCATAACATTAAGCCGCGAATTTGGCAACCTCAGCTTAAAAAGCGACGTAGAAAGAAGCAAAGTAAACCTACTTAAAGCCGAAAACACATTAAAAGACAACCGCGCCAACCTAGAAATAGAAATTCAAAACCAGCTACGCGATATTAACCTAAAACTAAAACAAATCGAACTCGCCAAAAACACCACTCAACTAGCAGAAAAACAACTCGACATCGAACAACAAAAACTACGACTAGGAAGAAGTACAAGCCGCGAAATTGTCAGATTTCAAGACGAACTAATTTTTGCCAAAAATCAAGAACTTAACGCCCAAATTGACTATTTAAACGCCCTAACCAACCTTCAAAAAACTCTTGGAACCACCCTAAACACCTGGAACATCACCATAGAAACTCCCTAA
- a CDS encoding efflux RND transporter periplasmic adaptor subunit — MRDKGKKPLKTGLKWLTVSGTLAAISTGGWLVYAQIINRPPEAVPVRLLKVEKDTIEIPINTSGTIELRGQQTLKAPADVTVDSIFVGVGNRVSKSQELLVLRDSETEANRNSQKAKIRQEEISLSANREKVYTATEKLKTAEQNLQDIITQRDSEKQTRLQELQVKLQKQELTLQSREQNILDKKQDLEEQQRELTTVEELDQKGFIAKTELNKQQQTVRAAEAALRESQTELNQQKLELQNLQLEAQKIEQEFQQKAQQDEEKLKTAREQKRQAEAELKEATTNVTTSTLTLQQAKITLQGIEQKLQDNIVTSPIDGVVLEVKVKAGDGVKVSEELLTLGDPSQEFVKLQLTTLDAAKIRPNQEARISVIGPQAQQYKGQVKSLSPIASTGTSNNTEGGTQTGTATVSATVQLDTPSRTLIPGGLVSVEIITQKISNIISLPIEALQREGPSAFVWVRDNQNKAKKKPVKLGLEGLTSIEIKSGLQAGEEVILPPPEPPLEEGMPLIIETETKPSKTRKKT; from the coding sequence ATGCGTGACAAAGGCAAAAAACCCCTAAAAACCGGCCTAAAATGGTTAACCGTCTCAGGAACCTTAGCCGCCATTAGCACCGGCGGATGGCTTGTTTACGCCCAAATAATCAACCGGCCCCCCGAAGCGGTTCCCGTGCGCCTTCTCAAAGTTGAAAAAGACACCATAGAAATCCCCATTAACACCAGCGGAACCATCGAATTACGCGGACAACAAACACTAAAAGCCCCCGCAGACGTAACAGTAGATAGCATCTTTGTCGGCGTCGGAAATCGCGTTTCCAAAAGTCAAGAATTGCTCGTATTAAGAGACTCAGAAACCGAAGCCAACCGCAACAGCCAAAAAGCAAAAATTCGCCAAGAAGAAATCAGCCTCAGCGCCAACCGCGAAAAAGTTTATACCGCCACAGAAAAACTTAAAACCGCCGAACAAAACCTGCAAGACATAATTACCCAACGCGACAGCGAAAAACAAACCCGCCTCCAAGAATTACAAGTAAAACTCCAAAAACAAGAACTCACCCTCCAATCAAGAGAGCAAAACATCCTCGATAAAAAACAAGACCTAGAAGAACAACAACGCGAACTCACAACCGTAGAAGAACTCGACCAAAAAGGCTTTATTGCCAAAACAGAACTCAATAAACAACAGCAAACAGTCCGCGCAGCCGAAGCCGCCTTGCGAGAGAGCCAAACAGAATTAAACCAACAAAAATTAGAACTGCAAAACCTCCAATTAGAAGCCCAAAAAATCGAGCAAGAATTTCAACAAAAAGCCCAACAAGATGAAGAAAAACTCAAAACAGCCAGAGAACAAAAACGTCAAGCAGAAGCCGAATTAAAAGAAGCAACAACTAACGTTACCACCAGCACCCTAACCCTCCAACAAGCAAAAATAACCCTCCAAGGAATCGAACAAAAATTGCAAGATAATATCGTCACCTCTCCTATTGATGGAGTCGTCTTAGAAGTGAAAGTAAAAGCCGGTGATGGAGTCAAAGTTTCCGAAGAATTACTAACCTTGGGCGACCCTTCCCAAGAATTTGTAAAACTACAACTTACTACCTTAGATGCTGCAAAAATTCGCCCCAATCAAGAAGCTAGAATTAGCGTCATTGGGCCGCAAGCACAACAATATAAAGGACAGGTAAAAAGCTTATCACCAATTGCCAGCACCGGCACCTCAAACAATACAGAAGGAGGCACTCAAACCGGCACAGCCACCGTATCCGCAACCGTCCAATTAGACACTCCCAGCCGCACATTAATTCCGGGCGGTTTAGTCAGCGTAGAAATTATTACCCAAAAAATTAGTAACATTATTTCTTTGCCGATAGAAGCCCTACAACGAGAGGGGCCATCCGCCTTTGTATGGGTACGCGACAATCAAAATAAAGCCAAAAAAAAGCCCGTCAAATTAGGATTAGAAGGCTTAACCTCCATCGAAATAAAATCAGGACTACAAGCCGGAGAAGAAGTAATCTTACCCCCACCCGAACCCCCTTTAGAAGAAGGAATGCCCCTCATAATTGAAACCGAAACCAAACCATCCAAAACCAGAAAAAAAACTTAA
- a CDS encoding IMS domain-containing protein, producing the protein MRIPLDYYRILGLPIQATAEQLQQAHRDRSVQLPRREYSEVAIVARKQLVDEAYSVLSDPEQHQAYDAGFLSKTYELNSVIANSARPSENANGPSAAVSENGYHSGSDTHTPTIDIEDKQLVGALLILQELGEYELVLKLSQPYLSNGRFKLKLGQLGEPQLVGPDIILTVALALLELGREQWHGGQYENAAASLETGQDLLLSEGLFPILRGEMQADLYKLRPYRILELLEESGSQPTERRKGLQLLQDMLTERGGIDGSGDDQSGLSVDDFLRFIQQLRSLLTVEEQQNLFEAEARRPSAVGTYLAVYALIARGFFERQPALIRQAKLMLQRLGKRQDVNLEKAICAMLLGQTTEASQSLELSQEYETLDFIRQNSLSSPDLLPGLCLYGERWLQDEVFPHFRDLAGTEVSLKDYFADVGVQAYLETLPTQEEEAAFEWFPVQSVLTPVPKVLEARAVPTVEPEVAVASRSVSPSLRASSSDGVSALPDSSMNLATEPDNEQSASRSQRTPSPSLALPPTMAVSTTNLGTAPPAQRVTPTASRSSSSAERRNSRIRSGGTTERPAPEAGRQNRRSWQRSTTTLLQSLKMDRLVLLGLAAVVGLGLLWFLTSATWGLLAGLLRGGSGPTLAKDQPAVRLDGPPVPIPKLEADLLAAEGPLTEPVAQRAVETWFSVKRDALGPNHAVGRLGEILTGPALAKWQQWANEAKQSNSYQKYKHSLSVKSVDPSKDDPNRAKAEASVSEAVEIFEGGKLADQRDDNMVVRYDLVRKDGRWRIQDWEVVR; encoded by the coding sequence GTGCGTATCCCACTCGATTATTACCGAATTTTAGGCTTACCGATTCAGGCCACTGCCGAACAATTGCAGCAGGCTCATCGTGACCGTTCCGTGCAACTACCGCGACGGGAATATTCAGAAGTGGCGATAGTCGCTCGTAAACAGCTAGTTGATGAAGCTTATAGCGTTCTCAGTGACCCGGAACAGCATCAAGCTTATGATGCTGGATTTCTCTCAAAAACTTACGAATTAAACAGCGTCATTGCCAACTCAGCACGGCCATCAGAAAACGCCAATGGCCCCTCTGCCGCTGTCAGCGAGAATGGATATCACTCTGGCTCCGACACACATACTCCCACTATTGATATTGAAGATAAGCAACTGGTGGGGGCGCTGTTGATTTTGCAGGAGTTGGGAGAATATGAACTGGTATTGAAACTTAGCCAACCTTACTTGAGTAATGGCCGGTTTAAATTAAAATTGGGCCAATTGGGTGAACCGCAACTTGTAGGGCCAGATATAATTTTAACGGTCGCCCTGGCGCTGCTGGAATTAGGCCGAGAACAATGGCACGGCGGTCAGTATGAAAATGCAGCCGCATCACTGGAAACCGGCCAAGATTTGCTACTTAGTGAAGGTTTATTTCCGATACTGCGAGGTGAAATGCAGGCAGATTTATACAAACTGCGTCCTTATCGCATTCTGGAACTGCTGGAGGAATCGGGATCTCAACCAACTGAACGCCGCAAGGGTTTACAACTTTTGCAAGATATGCTGACAGAACGCGGCGGAATTGATGGCAGTGGCGATGACCAGTCGGGGTTGAGTGTTGATGACTTTTTGCGGTTTATTCAGCAGTTGCGCTCTTTGCTGACGGTGGAAGAACAGCAAAATTTATTTGAAGCTGAAGCTCGCCGGCCTAGTGCGGTGGGGACTTATTTAGCGGTTTATGCTTTGATTGCACGCGGGTTTTTTGAGAGACAACCGGCTTTAATTCGGCAAGCGAAGTTGATGTTACAGCGTCTAGGCAAGCGCCAAGATGTGAATTTGGAAAAAGCTATCTGTGCGATGCTTTTGGGTCAAACAACCGAGGCTTCACAGTCGCTGGAATTGAGTCAAGAATACGAAACGCTGGATTTTATTCGCCAAAATTCATTATCGTCACCAGATTTGTTGCCCGGTCTTTGTTTGTATGGGGAACGTTGGTTACAGGATGAGGTTTTTCCGCATTTTCGGGATCTGGCGGGGACTGAGGTTTCGCTAAAAGATTATTTTGCCGATGTTGGCGTCCAGGCTTATTTGGAAACGCTGCCGACACAAGAGGAAGAGGCGGCTTTTGAGTGGTTTCCTGTGCAGTCGGTGTTGACACCGGTTCCCAAGGTTCTCGAAGCTAGGGCGGTGCCAACTGTTGAGCCGGAGGTGGCGGTGGCTTCTCGGTCAGTATCTCCCTCGCTCAGAGCTTCGTCGTCTGATGGTGTTTCGGCTTTGCCGGATTCGAGTATGAATTTGGCGACCGAGCCAGACAATGAGCAAAGTGCATCGCGATCCCAGCGCACACCTTCACCGTCTCTGGCGTTACCACCGACGATGGCTGTGTCAACAACGAATTTAGGAACTGCTCCACCGGCCCAACGAGTCACACCAACGGCCAGCCGCAGTAGCAGTTCGGCAGAGCGCCGTAATTCCAGAATACGCAGTGGGGGAACAACTGAACGACCGGCACCGGAAGCGGGACGACAAAACCGCCGGTCTTGGCAGCGATCTACAACCACATTGCTGCAATCTTTGAAGATGGATCGGTTGGTTCTGTTGGGTCTGGCTGCTGTGGTGGGCTTGGGGTTGCTTTGGTTTTTGACTTCGGCTACTTGGGGGTTGTTGGCTGGTTTGTTAAGGGGGGGTTCTGGCCCGACTTTGGCAAAAGATCAGCCGGCGGTGAGATTGGATGGGCCGCCGGTGCCGATTCCAAAGCTAGAGGCTGACCTGCTGGCAGCCGAGGGGCCGCTAACTGAACCTGTGGCGCAGCGTGCGGTTGAGACTTGGTTTTCTGTGAAACGAGATGCTTTAGGGCCAAATCACGCTGTGGGCCGGTTGGGGGAAATTTTGACCGGGCCGGCTTTGGCAAAGTGGCAACAGTGGGCTAATGAAGCTAAGCAAAGTAATTCTTACCAAAAGTACAAGCACAGTTTGTCTGTGAAGTCTGTTGATCCGAGTAAGGATGATCCGAATCGCGCTAAGGCTGAAGCTTCCGTCAGCGAAGCGGTGGAAATTTTCGAGGGGGGTAAGTTGGCGGATCAGCGTGATGACAACATGGTTGTTCGCTATGATTTGGTTCGCAAGGATGGCCGGTGGCGTATTCAAGATTGGGAGGTCGTTCGCTAG
- a CDS encoding YbjN domain-containing protein, giving the protein MNSEEINQSLNELFGEAVQVPSAGSWQVETDKFRLLVLLSDDGSWLRLLIPIAPAAEALPFLEQLMQSNFDVTQEARYAIYEDVLWGVFQHASASLTAADFTGAVGRLVSLHERGLSSSFNDFVEVRIVQIIKAAKMNGQSLEATMQSLDRFYQEGLMGDMASGAEAREGTLGAWRYQLERLWGEVE; this is encoded by the coding sequence ATGAATTCAGAAGAAATTAATCAATCGCTTAACGAGCTTTTTGGGGAGGCGGTTCAGGTGCCGTCTGCGGGTTCTTGGCAGGTGGAAACTGATAAGTTTCGCTTGTTGGTTTTGCTTTCGGATGATGGTTCTTGGTTGCGGCTTTTAATTCCTATTGCGCCGGCGGCTGAGGCTTTGCCTTTTTTAGAGCAGCTTATGCAGTCGAATTTTGATGTTACTCAAGAGGCTCGCTATGCTATTTATGAGGATGTTTTGTGGGGTGTTTTTCAACACGCTTCGGCAAGTTTAACTGCGGCTGATTTTACGGGGGCTGTGGGCCGGTTGGTTTCTTTGCACGAACGGGGGTTATCGTCGAGTTTTAATGATTTTGTGGAGGTGCGGATTGTTCAAATTATTAAGGCGGCTAAAATGAATGGGCAATCTTTGGAGGCGACTATGCAAAGTTTGGATCGTTTTTATCAGGAGGGTTTGATGGGGGATATGGCTTCGGGGGCTGAGGCGCGGGAGGGAACTTTGGGGGCTTGGCGTTATCAATTAGAGCGTTTGTGGGGTGAGGTGGAGTAG
- a CDS encoding ABC transporter permease: MALSFLDLFSLTWNSLSGNPLRSALTTLGVFMGVGAVSATLQVGNISRAVIEKELAEREAPQVSLFVFQEESGPVMKLEDIDFLQKRLSGIKAISGSNWFGFGEGNVIFQNEKADPSMSAVTLNHFETSGRRKIEGRYFTPADFENFRPVVVIDEILKEKLFSQTAPINKRIYIDNRPYSVIGIMETKGPFRGEPKGELVVPITIYNAMTGRQEILEISIRPNSLEDIKPLEEKIQKIMKQRFPKATIYARNNVREILQQRETLEMTSRALLAVGGIALLVGGVGIANITIAAVIERTPEIGLRKAIGATQSDIMLQFILEAGILSLVGGIAAIITVHSITIVVAESFKLPYEFDSNTALIALSSALFVGVGACLIPAVRASKLDPVKALRSE, from the coding sequence ATGGCTTTATCTTTTTTAGATTTATTCTCCCTAACTTGGAATTCCTTAAGCGGAAATCCCTTGCGATCTGCCTTAACAACATTAGGCGTATTTATGGGAGTAGGAGCAGTCAGCGCCACCCTACAAGTCGGAAACATTAGCCGCGCCGTCATAGAAAAAGAACTCGCAGAAAGAGAAGCCCCCCAAGTTTCCCTTTTTGTATTTCAAGAAGAAAGCGGGCCGGTGATGAAACTAGAAGATATCGACTTTCTCCAAAAAAGACTATCAGGAATCAAAGCAATTAGTGGCTCAAATTGGTTTGGTTTTGGAGAAGGAAACGTTATCTTTCAAAACGAAAAAGCCGACCCCAGTATGTCAGCAGTCACCCTTAATCATTTTGAAACATCAGGCCGGCGCAAAATAGAAGGCCGGTATTTCACCCCCGCCGATTTTGAAAACTTCCGCCCCGTCGTTGTCATTGATGAAATTTTAAAAGAAAAACTATTTAGCCAAACCGCGCCAATCAACAAACGAATTTATATTGATAACCGGCCTTACAGCGTAATCGGAATCATGGAAACAAAAGGCCCCTTTCGCGGCGAACCCAAAGGGGAATTAGTCGTCCCGATAACCATTTATAATGCCATGACCGGCAGGCAAGAAATATTGGAAATATCCATCCGTCCCAACAGCTTAGAAGACATCAAACCCCTAGAAGAAAAAATCCAAAAAATAATGAAACAACGCTTTCCCAAAGCTACCATTTATGCCAGGAACAATGTTAGGGAAATACTTCAACAACGCGAAACATTAGAAATGACATCGCGCGCCTTATTAGCCGTCGGAGGAATCGCCCTCTTGGTTGGCGGCGTCGGAATTGCTAACATTACAATTGCCGCCGTCATAGAACGCACCCCAGAAATCGGTTTAAGAAAAGCCATCGGAGCCACCCAAAGTGATATTATGTTGCAATTTATTCTCGAAGCCGGCATACTCAGCCTAGTAGGAGGAATTGCAGCCATCATCACAGTACATAGCATCACCATTGTCGTCGCCGAAAGCTTCAAATTACCCTACGAATTTGACTCAAATACCGCCTTAATTGCCTTAAGTTCAGCCTTATTTGTTGGTGTAGGAGCCTGTCTTATTCCCGCCGTCCGAGCCAGCAAACTCGATCCCGTAAAAGCCCTACGATCCGAATAA